Proteins encoded by one window of Carassius carassius chromosome 30, fCarCar2.1, whole genome shotgun sequence:
- the LOC132110466 gene encoding metal transporter CNNM1-like isoform X2 has product MSFYKPLSIMAADAADALLPHRIPLPRILPLLLLIVFVITTPSHGLLGFRPEDTGGDLSVQDGLLKATEGTRFMLRVYYAASPQRHNRSVSSSGGTAAPWIAFIEEPEPGREGQVHPKRNLCVEESARSSDIELIGSFKSASSQNSILVELLAKDLRRGENIKYYSMCAFDGIKWEHYRTRDFWLAVVERPPHTEGWLQAGLSVFLLALSALFSGLVISMLALDPVELKVLQNSGTGKEQKYAHKIESVRKHGNYVLCTLVLCNVLTNTFLVVWMCQILGATPVSTAACTFLIFFIGEILPHSVASRHGLAIASKTAWLTKMLMLLTFPITYPISKLLDNMLHQEISNFYTREKLLAMLRVTDPYHDLVKEELNIIQGALELRSKTVEDVLTPLNDCFMLASDAILDFYTMSDVMQSGYTRIPVFENERSNIVDILFVKDLAFVDPDDCTPLKTITQFYKHPLHCVFNDTKLDAMLEQFKKGKSHLAIVQRVNNEGEGDPFYEVMGIITLEDVIEEIIKSEIVDETDLYTDNRTKRRVSHHERKQQDFSIFKLSENEMKVKVSPQLLLATHRFLATEVEPFKSTHLSEKILLRLIKHPSVVQELKFNEKNKQSPKHYLFQRNKPVDYFILILQGRVEVEIGKEGLKFENGPFTYYGLHAIMTILPTVHRSPSQSSGLNHSDTTIHVGSLGQLSISGGPYLPDYSVRQLTDLQIIKITRNHYQNALTATRMDSSPQTPDADSQVPGERMTIPETRSNSIALPLTEPRPCLTRFHQHSHLYRQPDSTSTLNERNRIVRSKSDGQKSPSDSVFLCMDDTPYIRDNHVERKEGTGNKKRKKSRDGDKPLEDNPEQSQVKT; this is encoded by the exons ATGTCCTTCTACAAACCACTCAGCATCATGGCTGCGGATGCTGCGGATGCTCTCCTCCCGCACCGCATCCCCTTACCACGCATCCTGCCCCTGCTCCTCCTGATCGTCTTCGTTATCACCACACCGAGCCACGGGCTGCTGGGCTTCCGACCGGAGGACACAGGAGGAGATCTATCTGTGCAGGACGGGCTGCTGAAGGCCACCGAGGGAACGCGGTTCATGTTACGCGTGTACTATGCAGCATCTCCGCAGAGGCACAACCGGAGCGTCAGCAGCTCCGGCGGCACAGCCGCGCCGTGGATCGCTTTCATAGAAGAACCGGAGCCGGGCAGAGAGGGGCAGGTGCATCCCAAACGCAACTTGTGCGTGGAGGAAAGCGCCAGGAGCTCTGATATAGAGCTCATCGGGTCTTTTAAGTCAGCCTCCAGCCAGAACTCCATCCTCGTAGAGCTGCTCGCCAAAGACCTGCGGAGAGGAGAGAACATCAAGTATTACTCCATGTGCGCCTTTGACGGGATCAAATGGGAGCACTACCGGACGCGCGACTTCTGGCTAGCGGTAGTGGAGCGGCCGCCGCATACGGAAGGGTGGCTGCAGGCAGGACTGTCGGTGTTTCTACTGGCGCTTTCCGCGCTCTTCAGCGGGCTGGTGATCAGTATGCTAGCGCTGGACCCGGTGGAGCTCAAAGTGTTGCAGAACAGCGGCACGGGCAAGGAGCAAAAGTACGCGCACAAGATTGAGTCGGTGCGCAAACACGGCAACTACGTCCTGTGCACCTTGGTGCTGTGCAACGTGCTTACCAACACTTTCCTGGTGGTCTGGATGTGCCAGATCCTCGGAGCAACGCCCGTCTCCACCGCGGCGTGCACTTTTCTCATCTTCTTCATCGGAGAGATCCTGCCGCACTCCGTTGCTTCTAGACACGGGCTGGCTATCGCGTCCAAGACCGCATGGTTAACCAAGATGCTGATGCTGCTTACTTTCCCCATTACATATCCTATCAGCAAACTTCTAGACAATATGCTGCACCAGGAAATCAGCAACTTCTACACCCGTGAGAAGTTGCTGGCTATGCTGAGAGTTACCGACCCGTATCATGACCTGGTGAAAGAGGAGCTGAACATCATCCAGGGAGCTCTGGAACTCAGGAGCAAAACGGTGGAAGATGTGCTGACCCCTCTCAATGACTGCTTCATGCTGGCCTCGGATGCCATCCTGGACTTCTACACCATGTCAGATGTAATGCAGAGCGGATACACTCGCATTCCTGTGTTCGAGAACGAACGGTCTAATATTGTCGATATACTTTTCGTCAAAGATCTGGCCTTTGTTGACCCAGATGACTGCACGCCGTTAAAAACCATCACTCAGTTCTACAAGCACCCGCTGCACTGTGTCTTTAACGACACCAAACTGGATGCAATGCTGGAGCAATTCAAGAAAG GGAAATCTCATTTGGCTATCGTGCAGAGGGTCAATAATGAAGGAGAAGGAGATCCTTTCTACGAAGTCATGGGCATCATCACTCTGGAAGACGTCATTGAGGAAATCATCAAGTCTGAGATTGTGGATGAAACGGACCTCTACA CTGATAACCGTACAAAGAGACGAGTATCTCACCATGAGAGGAAACAGCAAGACTTCTCCATATTTAAACTGTCAGAGAATGAAATGAAGGTCAAAGTTTCACCACAGCTTCTGCTTGCAACACATCGCTTTCTAGCAACAG AAGTAGAGCCTTTTAAGTCGACGCACCTCTCAGAGAAGATCCTCCTGCGATTGATAAAGCACCCGAGTGTGGTGCAGGAACTCAAGTTTAATGAGAAAAACAAGCAATCGCCAAAGCACTACCTCTTCCAGCGCAACAAACCTGTGGATTATTTCATCCTCATACTGCAG GGTCGAGTGGAGGTAGAGATCGGTAAAGAGGGACTTAAGTTTGAAAACGGGCCGTTCACATACTATGGCTTACATGCTATCATGACCATCCTTCCCACAG TCCACAGATCACCGTCCCAGAGCAGCGGTCTCAATCATTCGGATACTACAATTCATGTAGGCAGTCTGGGTCAACTGAGCATCAGCGGAGGACCGTATTTACCAGACTATTCAGTTCGCCAGCTCACAGACCTACAGATCATTAAG ATCACTCGTAACCATTATCAGAACGCCCTGACAGCTACACGCATGGACAGCTCTCCACAAACACCCGACGCAGACAGCCAAGTGCCCGGGGAGAGAATGACAATCCCTGAGACGCGTTCCAACAGCATTGCCCTTCCTCTGACAGAACCACGGCCCTGTCTGACCCGATTCCACCAGCACAGCCACCTCTACAGACAGCCAGACAGCACCAGCACCCTTAATGAGAGGAACCGCATCGTCC